Genomic DNA from Parambassis ranga chromosome 5, fParRan2.1, whole genome shotgun sequence:
GACCCGCCCCCCCATGTGGACACTCAAATACTCAAGGGGAAAACGATGAGAACTTAGAGATTGACTGGCCAGCTTGGGGTTATTGTTTAGCTGAGCATGGATCCTCCGATCATGCAGCTTATCCAGCAGATCACTGTTGTGACAATGTAGTGGTGCAAAGTGGTATTACAATGAATtcaattagcatgctaaccaaaGACCAATTTAAATTTACGTTATTACAAGTTGGACCTCTAAAACTACCTAAAAACCTGAATCTGACTCTTGACTCGAGGTGGAGGTCTCCACCCAGCACTTTTCCTTTCCAAACTGTAAATTACGGGAACGTTGTACCAAGCACCTCTTTAGAAATATTTCATCTGGATGATTCAGAACACAGTGATTAGATACATGTGGAATATTTATTCCAAGCAAGTTCATCAGTTCAAGTGAAAAAAACGGCTGatttcacaacattaaaaaatcCCACTAAAAAGTTTCTGGATCGACACCAACACACAACGTTTGTTCTGCCAAACTTCGCTGACACAGCTGGGATTGCGTGGATGATAAACCGGCTGACAAACTGATGGATGCGGGTGAAATGGAGCAGATATCTGTGTGACACTGTGAGGAATCACTCACAACCATGTCTGCATACAATGTGACTCCACATGAGGTCACGACCCAACAAACTGACGTCTGCATGTTCCTGTGTGAGCTTAAAATCTACAAGtaaaaaatacaacacacacacagacagagcactgCATCCCAGAGACATGATTATATTTCCAGTATCAAAGTATTCTCTGTGGACTGCAATGCTAAATTGCTCagtctctgacacacactcacaggaagTTCCCCAAGCCGACTTTAATTTCATTCAGATGCtctgttcttttgtgtgtgtgtgaggacaatGACAATGACTAGACTCATTGAAGAACACAGTGCGCCATCTAGTGGCTGATGTAACATAAAGCAAATGTaagcaaaaagcaaaataatTGAAGAAATCTGAAGTCATTACAAAcaataattaatataattaatgaCAATCAGATTTTACTTggacttttttcccctcagagaaaaactcttatatatatacaaataaacatatttagttttattattttgagcttcacactgtaaatatgttttaaatgtaaggTGGTCAAGATTTTAATTTCAGATTAGGATTAGGACCAAAATAAAGCGATGACACTGCTGAGGCTGGTGTattcaacatttattttctgtcattttaaaaacagtttgaggacaatcaaaatataaatacatctCTCTTTCACTCGCATACATTCACTCACAGCAtcacctgctcacacacacactctcacacacacagctagacCCATTCACACAACCCCTGCCCCTGATTTAAATCTTAAAAGGTGcaacaaccaaccaaccaaccaaccaaccccAAAATCCTCAGGAACTTTCATGATTTCTTTTCACTTcagaacacagagagaagaaacagaTTTATACTTGTGATTGACGTGTCTTCTTACAGCCCATAATACTAGAATACTGTTGGGAGCTGACATGAGCTTCAGTCACAGATTCACACCAAACCCCCCCATGTTCAAGACCTCTTCTGTGTCACTAATGTGCTGTCAGATAAATCTCGCTAAAAACAGAAGAACAGAACCTAAGACAGCGCTGAACAAATAAACACCATTTCAGGACAACAATGACTTTGGCAAGGGCTGTTTGTCAAGACTCGATGTAAAGACAGCAGCTATGATGACGGCTATGCCTGATTTGAAGTGAGTGAGCTGGAACAACTGAAACCACCAGTGTGTTGCTTTCAGAGAAGATTCTTTCTAACCTGTCTGATGCTTGAAAATATAAACAAGATCAAACTGGCGGAAACATCTCGGCGCAACGTGGTGACTCAACATGTGAGTCAGTTTACACTCTGACTTCTTGTGGTCTGGAGCTGCCTCCCTGTCATTTACAGAGTGAAGAAGGAACACAATAGGAGTGAGTGGGGTCAGAGGAAGGATAGCTACTGGCTGTGTCATAACTCTTTAACAACCAAACCACCATTTAACTGCAGTCTGACAGGGCAGATTAGATTCCATCAtccccagaagaagaagaagaagaagaagaagccaccCTTTACCCCCGAAAAGAGAGTCTCACCCACCTAATTAGAGTTTCAATATTCAAAAATATTAATAAGTTTCCCCCTCTGAGGCAGTGATGGACGTGTCTGTACACTATTTACAAAAAGAGGTAAAATCATGTGAACTCTCCAAATAGCTGCAGGATCACCAAGATGGAATTTGAGGAGATGAAGAATGTTACTGTGTCGCCTGAAAGCCACAGTATTACATTACAACCGCAGGAAGCTACAGAGAGCTGGAGTCCAGAAACAGCACCATCAGTTCTTCTGTCTGTACTTCTGATCATATCAAGCAACCATTTTGTCCAGAATTCGGAGATGGAAGTGAAACTTCCTGGCTGTTTTCTCAGCACTCTGAAATTAAATCTGGCACGTACAATTATGAGAAACAGTCAGAAAGCTGATTTTGAAAACTGAATTCTGAGAATAAAActcataaaacaaacatttgtttacatGCCCTACTCTTCTATAGTGATGCATGTTTGCTATTTCAAGCCTCTGGTTGATTCTGTATAAAGAAATGTGTGTCTAGACTTTTAATTTGTCATGAGAACCAgataaggaaaaaaagacactaGCATCTCTTCATCCCTCTTAACGAACATTCAGTGTAGTGATCCCTTCTTCAGTGAAGAAGCTTGTTTAGGTTTGAGGGCCATTTCACCAAGTCAGAGCCATTTATGTCCCGGGAGATTCAAAGTGTAAGCATGATTTAAAATGACATGTTTCCGTCTTCCATCTTTACTGCAATAAATTATACATTGTTCACAGCACAACCCCTTCGACAAGAGATCCACAAACAACATGGACAGCTCGTCATACAGACTCACACCGGGTTACTTTCCAGCTTGACTTCTCGGCTTATTCTTAACTATAAAGTCCttagaaacacacatgcacactcacaccgACATGTACGCTCATTTCTGTTACCCGTGGtggttcctgtttttttttcccaatttaACTTGATATCTTTTAaagaagaggaaataaaaagtgGGTTTTGGTAACAGCAATGAGAACAATCTTTCATTCAGAAATATTCTAAAAACATACACTGCCTGAGATGGACCAATAAACATTTTGAGTATGGtagatgaatgtgtgtgttattagattccattttgaagaaaaaagagaTGAAGAATGAACACTGCAGTATTATGAGATAACACAGGCAACGGTTTGGTGGAATGGCCCTTGATTCAAAGATGCGTCCTCCTTCGCTCTGCTTGAGTTCCGTCTGAAAAAAGTCtgattctgtctctgtcctgttgGCATCAAATTAAACAGTGAAGAGGAGAACTCCAAAAAGGAGTTCCTCTCCGGCGCCTTctcaaaacaaaaagagaggaaTTTAAACCTGGCGGCTCTTTTAAACCCTCTGCCTCCCGCTCTCTCACGCAGTTttacagaagacagagagatggagagaaaacaAACTGCTGGCTCCTTCAAaccttctctctgcctgtctgtccttctgtgtctgtgtcctggtCTGTGTTGCACCATGGAGGCCAGCAGGGGGGGGTGCTGTTAGGATGCCTTTCCCAGCTCTATCTTCTTCTGGATGGCACGAGCTGAGTGGTAGATGAGCGAGTCGATCAGACCAGCCACTGCAGGAGTCAGACAAGACACAGTGTCATCAAATCAGCTTTTTAAATACATAAGCATAATCTGGAACAGAAGACAtgttcacacactgaggggGGACTGACCTGTAAATACACCTCCAATAATGGCACAGACTCCTGTTAGAAAGTGTGTGAATGATctaaagagggagagagagagagagagagagagagagagagagagagagagagagagaggaggtgttcAGTGATAAGATCTGAAAATATGGGAAAAAAGTGAATGAAATGAATGGTCAGCAGTAGACTGTGAGGGACTTACCTATGTCTCTCTGTAAATTTAACCATCATGGGGGACAGCTCATATAAAATGAAGACACCTGGCAGCCCCTGGTCTCCTATTAGCCCGTTGGCCACTTTCTCATGCCTGGTGACTGAGAACTGGTTTGTTTTTACCACCTGGAAGAGCAACAGGATAACacaaaaattataataaaactGAGCTGTGGAGCACCTTATATATTTAGTGGTATTTTATAGAACTGAAAAACATGGAGGTGAAAATGAAAGCAACATTTGGTCtaataaaaaccaaaaaaaaataataaaaactgtgttAAAACCACCAAATCCTCTTTAAAATAACAATAAGACAGAACACTGTTTGGACTCACCTCTCCGTCAGTTTTCACATAGATGGTGGGAACAATTTTCACAAAATACTGGTACATCATTGATGCTGTAAggagaaaaattaaaaaaaataaataaataaaaaaaaaagatgtgagtAGATGTGTGCTCACAGCCATAAAACCCAAACATCACAAATTTATTTAGAAGAAATGCATTAAATCAGCAAATAAATGGAAAACTTGTGCTTCTGAACTGAACCACTGGGTGGCGCTGTTTACTGTACTGTCCACGTCTATGACTCGTCTTTATTTGCTTCCTCTGTCTTCACCTCTGTCTTCTATCCGGTTATGGAGGTCTACTAGAAAGACATTTAAACGCTGCTGCGCTCAAAGAAACGACAAACCTCCGGCTTCGTAGCAGAAAACCAAACGTATTTTAATCACATAATTCAGGGTAAGGTTAATTCCAGACCAATTTAATGTAGATATGTTGAAAAAAATACTCCGTGAACCGTGTTTGTCTGTCAAGGCCACAGGTGACGTTAGCCAggtggttagcatgctaagctagcacaacaagctgctggtgAAATTTAACACTGATTGAATTAGAGCAGATTTGTCGTTTAAAGTGAGCGGGTAAAACTAGTGCAGCTTATTGTGTTCCTTTTGAAAGTAACACGGTGTGAAAAACGGCAACGTGTAAACACACGTagacaggctaacgttagctagctttCGATTTGACAACATGAATACGTGACAGCATGAGTAGCTCAACAAACAAGTGTCTTTATAGCTTTGATTAACAACCAATATTGTAGCTGCTGAATTTTTAAGTGTTtcctaaaaacacactgtaacaaGGAAGTGTTGCTATGTAAATGTGTGATTGATTCACGGATTTCAGCTTATCAAATGTGGCTGTTTCCTGATGTTACCAGTTTAAATGGTCGATTTGAAAGCAGGAACATCACACAGTACTGTTCATTGCACCCTGCCTCATTTTAACCGTGACTTCTGATGTCCTCTGTAGATGCCTGTGGCTGTCGGACCATATGGTCAGACCCAACCAAGTTGCTTTGATCGGGTCAAGATGGGTTTTATGATGGGGTTTGCTGTAGGAATGGCTGCCGGTGCCATGTTTGGAACATTCTCTTGCCTAAGGTAACTCTGAGCTTAAATATGCACATAGGCACATAGGGAAATTGAAGAGGAAGACTCTAATATATTCCAAATAGTGTATATTCCAGAAAATTGTACTCTTTCCTATCTGTAAATTTATAAACTGGATGTAATAGAGGGATGGTTTTTGTAAAgttgtattaaaaaataaatgaacatcAATACATGCTAGAAATGGACAGATGCAAAACAATCATGACATCTGTAGTTATGTCCAAATAAAAAGCTCAACTGTCTCTTTCATCTCCAGGATTGGCATGCGTGGCAGAGAGCTAATGGGTGGAGTAGGAAAGACCATGATGCAGAGCGGAGGGACATTCGGTACCTTCATGGCCATCGGTATGGGGATCCGCTG
This window encodes:
- the romo1 gene encoding reactive oxygen species modulator 1; the encoded protein is MPVAVGPYGQTQPSCFDRVKMGFMMGFAVGMAAGAMFGTFSCLRIGMRGRELMGGVGKTMMQSGGTFGTFMAIGMGIRC